The Henckelia pumila isolate YLH828 chromosome 2, ASM3356847v2, whole genome shotgun sequence genome includes a window with the following:
- the LOC140883322 gene encoding large ribosomal subunit protein eL37x, with amino-acid sequence MGKGTGSFGKRRNKTHTLCVRCGRRSFHLQKSRCSACAYPAARKRTYNWSMKAIRRKTTGTGRMRYLRNVPRRFKTNFREGTEAAPRKKVAAASA; translated from the exons ATG GGTAAGGGAACAGGGAGCTTCGGGAAGAGGAGAAACAAGACCCACACGCTGTGCGTCAGATGCGGCCGCCGCAGCTTTCACCTCCAGAAGAGTCGCTGCTCCGCATGTGCTTACCCTGCTGCACGCAAGAGAACAT ATAACTGGAGCATGAAGGCCATTCGTAGAAAGACGACTGGGACCGGGCGAATGAGGTACCTAAGAAATGTGCCGAGAAGATTCAAGACCAACTTTAGAGAAG GTACTGAAGCAGCACCAAGAAAGAAGGTGGCCGCCGCCTCCGCATGA